In a single window of the Anaerotruncus rubiinfantis genome:
- the gcvH gene encoding glycine cleavage system protein GcvH: MVNNKVMYTKSHEWVRELDGGIVEVGLSDHAQQELGDLVFVNLPQVGDEAVAGETIADVESVKAVSDIYSPVTGTICEVNEELLDSPEKINEDAYASWLFRVSDVTAKEELLSPSEYEVFIATSEE; the protein is encoded by the coding sequence ATGGTAAATAATAAGGTAATGTATACCAAATCTCATGAATGGGTCAGAGAATTGGACGGCGGAATCGTTGAGGTGGGGCTGAGCGACCACGCACAGCAGGAGCTGGGCGACCTGGTGTTTGTGAATCTGCCGCAGGTGGGAGACGAAGCGGTCGCGGGCGAAACGATCGCAGATGTCGAGAGCGTCAAGGCGGTTTCGGATATTTACAGCCCGGTGACCGGCACCATTTGTGAGGTCAATGAGGAGCTGCTGGATTCGCCCGAGAAGATCAATGAGGATGCATATGCGTCCTGGCTCTTTCGGGTTTCGGATGTGACGGCGAAGGAAGAGCTGCTCAGCCCGTCCGAATACGAAGTCTTTATCGCCACGTCGGAGGAGTAA